The DNA segment aagagagagtggTTCAAAGTAGAAGATGCTATCAAAGTTCTCCAGTGTCATAAACCTGTACATGCAGAGTATCTGGAAAAGCTAAAGCTGGGTTGTTCCCCAGCCAATGGAAATTCTACAGTCCCTTCCCTTCCAGATAATAATGCCTTGTTTGTAACTGCCGCACAGACCTCTGGGTTGCCATCTAGTATAAGATAGAGAGAACTGGGTAGGCCTCTCCCACCATGTGCAGTCTCATGGGGAGAGGCTTCATTGTTTTCCTCATCAAACATCTGAATGACGCTTGCAAACTGTCTGAATTTGCCATGCAAGGTTTTCAAACAATTTGCATGTTTTTCAGatgctttcaaatctttttttaaaaaaaaatagtgtaaaatattttaataagccAAAGCCATGTGGAATTTTTGTTTAGATGCCTTAACTGTGCCACACCCTGCAAACCCCTATATTATTTTGGTTGTCTGTTTCTCACagcatattttcaattttttgtccATTTGACATCAGTCTGTGATTTATTTTGTCATCAGATTACTTGTGAGTATACCTCCCCCAAAATTGTTTTCTCATTCACAGCATTAGCATATTCAGCAAATCCATCTGTGGTGGGAACGAAAAATATTATTGGTATTAAAGAAATCCATGCACCCCAAAACTTGTTTTACAGGATTacaattttaattcaaaatttcCAGATTTGGGCTATCTCTGTATGAGCCACTAACTTATTTTGTCATGGGGCTTAATTTGCCATTTTTGGGGATTTGTCGACTCATTTGTCTGAATTTTCACAACTGGTATCATGTCACTAGCTACCTGATATGCCTATTTCCCTT comes from the Macaca mulatta isolate MMU2019108-1 chromosome 11, T2T-MMU8v2.0, whole genome shotgun sequence genome and includes:
- the NUDT4 gene encoding diphosphoinositol polyphosphate phosphohydrolase 2 isoform X3 codes for the protein MEPEEEPGGAAVREVYEEAGVKGKLGRLLGIFENQDRKHRTYVYVLTVTEILEDWEDSVNIGRKREWFKVEDAIKVLQCHKPVHAEYLEKLKLGCSPANGNSTVPSLPDNNALFVTAAQTSGLPSSIR
- the NUDT4 gene encoding diphosphoinositol polyphosphate phosphohydrolase 2 isoform X2, with product MEPEEEPGGAAVREVYEEAGVKGKLGRLLGIFEQNQDRKHRTYVYVLTVTEILEDWEDSVNIGRKREWFKVEDAIKVLQCHKPVHAEYLEKLKLGCSPANGNSTVPSLPDNNALFVTAAQTSGLPSSIR